One window from the genome of Deltaproteobacteria bacterium encodes:
- a CDS encoding response regulator, with protein sequence MATRILVVDDDNITRKFVSFILRSEGFEVIAAQDGMEALEMMGGTEVDLVITDLNMPKMDGAELIRTIRNGSVQPDLPIIMLSTEADEESRDLVFQAGVSDYMIKPVSRKELTDKVRDCVKN encoded by the coding sequence ATGGCAACTCGAATTTTGGTCGTGGATGACGACAACATCACACGAAAGTTTGTCAGCTTCATTCTGAGGTCGGAAGGTTTTGAGGTCATTGCAGCGCAGGATGGAATGGAGGCCCTGGAGATGATGGGCGGGACGGAGGTGGATCTGGTTATCACCGATCTCAATATGCCGAAGATGGATGGGGCCGAACTGATCCGGACGATCCGGAACGGGTCCGTGCAGCCCGATTTGCCGATCATCATGTTGAGTACGGAAGCGGATGAAGAAAGCCGGGACCTTGTTTTTCAGGCCGGTGTGTCGGATTACATGATCAAGCCTGTATCACGGAAAGAGCTGACGGACAAGGTTCGGGATTGTGTGAAGAATTGA